In Wolbachia endosymbiont of Spodoptera picta, a single window of DNA contains:
- a CDS encoding ATP-binding protein has product MIRKKYSKILVANRGEITCRIIKTAHKMGISCVSVYSDADANSVHVKQADESRHIGPSPAYLSYLNIEKICEVAVETGAEAVHPGYGFLAENPDFPRALEKHNIDFIGPSAETIEVTAHKITAKEEARKAGVNVVPGYMGKIEDAAHAAIVAEEIGFPVMLKAASGGGGKGMRIVYSKKEIELAFTSATNEAEKSFKDGSIFIEKYIELPRHIEIQIIADKYGNIVCLGERECSVQRNNQKIIEETPSPFISEEVRQKMYAQCVSLAKQVDYFSAGTVEFVVDKNQNFYFLEVNTRLQVEHPVTEFVTGIDIVEEMIRISCGEKLRFGQNDIKLIGFAIESRICAEDPSKRFFPSSGRIKYYDKPDENGHVRIDDGVASGSEISMFYDSMIAKIITYGKDRIEAISRMQKALSECYIGEVINNIEFLESIFHNPNFIAAKLHTRFIPDHYPSGFQGDFITEEYIKIFIFIALYVHLENEGKYYSKSIDEAFIVKIDDNEYSVNAKYQDNTLTTVYNHNKYSVVGKWKPSYRLLYITINDDTNIALKIERQGSKYFIRHAGMKAKCCVLKPHVAELSKLMLNNKTEGISVDAVKSPISGLLVKLHVNAGDQVEVGQPLFVVEAMKMENIICAESEMVIKNIPVKEGKNIHAGDLVLDLIS; this is encoded by the coding sequence ATGATAAGAAAGAAGTATAGTAAGATTTTAGTAGCGAACAGAGGGGAGATTACCTGCAGGATAATCAAAACTGCGCACAAGATGGGCATATCTTGTGTGTCTGTGTACTCAGATGCAGATGCAAATTCTGTGCATGTAAAGCAAGCAGATGAGTCAAGGCACATTGGCCCTTCGCCTGCTTATCTTAGTTACTTAAATATCGAAAAAATATGCGAAGTAGCAGTTGAAACAGGTGCCGAGGCGGTTCATCCTGGCTATGGGTTTTTAGCAGAAAATCCAGATTTTCCCCGTGCTCTGGAAAAACATAACATAGATTTCATTGGTCCAAGTGCAGAAACAATAGAAGTTACAGCCCATAAAATAACAGCAAAAGAAGAGGCAAGAAAAGCTGGAGTAAATGTAGTGCCAGGATATATGGGTAAGATCGAAGATGCTGCCCACGCAGCCATCGTTGCTGAAGAGATTGGTTTTCCCGTTATGCTCAAAGCTGCATCAGGTGGTGGTGGCAAAGGAATGCGAATTGTATATTCCAAAAAAGAAATTGAACTAGCATTTACATCAGCAACAAATGAAGCAGAGAAAAGTTTTAAAGATGGTAGTATTTTCATAGAAAAATATATAGAACTACCAAGACACATCGAAATACAAATTATTGCAGATAAATACGGCAATATAGTGTGTCTTGGGGAGAGAGAGTGCTCGGTACAGAGGAATAACCAGAAAATAATAGAAGAAACACCAAGCCCATTTATTAGTGAAGAAGTAAGACAAAAAATGTATGCTCAATGTGTTTCTTTGGCAAAGCAAGTTGATTATTTTTCAGCAGGTACTGTCGAGTTTGTTGTAGATAAGAACCAAAACTTCTATTTTCTTGAGGTAAATACGAGATTACAAGTTGAGCATCCAGTAACAGAATTTGTCACTGGAATAGATATAGTGGAAGAGATGATCAGAATTTCTTGCGGAGAAAAATTAAGATTTGGTCAGAATGATATTAAACTTATTGGCTTTGCAATAGAAAGCAGAATTTGCGCTGAAGATCCATCAAAGAGATTTTTTCCTTCCAGCGGAAGAATCAAATATTACGACAAACCAGATGAAAATGGTCATGTAAGAATAGATGATGGAGTAGCTAGCGGTTCAGAAATCAGCATGTTCTACGACTCAATGATTGCAAAAATTATAACCTATGGAAAAGATAGAATAGAGGCGATCAGCAGAATGCAAAAAGCTTTGTCTGAGTGCTATATAGGGGAAGTAATAAACAACATAGAATTTCTAGAATCCATCTTCCATAATCCAAATTTTATTGCAGCAAAGCTCCACACGAGATTCATTCCAGATCATTACCCTAGCGGGTTTCAAGGTGATTTTATTACAGAGGAATATATTAAAATATTTATTTTTATTGCACTGTATGTTCACTTAGAAAATGAGGGAAAGTATTACAGTAAGTCAATAGATGAAGCATTCATAGTGAAAATAGACGATAATGAGTACTCCGTAAATGCAAAATATCAAGATAACACATTAACAACAGTATATAACCACAATAAATACTCCGTGGTAGGTAAGTGGAAACCAAGTTACAGGTTGTTATATATAACAATTAATGATGATACCAATATAGCACTTAAAATAGAAAGGCAAGGCAGCAAATACTTTATAAGACACGCAGGTATGAAAGCTAAATGTTGTGTATTGAAACCTCATGTAGCTGAACTAAGCAAATTAATGCTAAACAACAAAACAGAAGGGATTTCAGTAGATGCTGTAAAATCTCCAATATCAGGTTTATTGGTTAAATTACACGTCAATGCTGGAGATCAGGTAGAGGTAGGACAACCTCTATTTGTTGTAGAGGCAATGAAAATGGAAAATATAATATGTGCTGAATCAGAAATGGTGATAAAAAATATCCCTGTTAAAGAAGGAAAAAATATACATGCTGGTGATTTGGTATTAGATCTGATTTCTTAA
- a CDS encoding COX15/CtaA family protein produces MEAKPVAIWLFLCSLMVICMVGIGGFTRLSKAGLSITEWKPITGTLPPLSEQDWLKEKSKYEATPEYKAFNYGMSMEEFRTIYLIEYVHRLIARLTGLVFILPFIYFTLKKRIPKNAVIRLSTALLFGILQAFAGWYIVKSGLVSNPHVSHYKLALHLLLALVIFALLSYQFFDYQIKPKQIIKINSNITCYIWIILILVTIQIIFGAFVAGLNAGLIYNTFPLMDGQIVPEDLFYLQPAWLNIFENRVTVQFIHRALALLILVLTAILTIKNASIKPLYVMLFSVIIQVILGVVTLLLHIPMAIAIAHQMFSFILFGSGLYCLRYLRNQI; encoded by the coding sequence ATGGAAGCAAAACCTGTAGCTATTTGGCTTTTTCTCTGCTCTCTCATGGTGATTTGCATGGTGGGAATTGGTGGATTTACCAGACTTTCAAAAGCAGGATTGTCAATCACGGAATGGAAACCAATTACCGGAACATTGCCACCGCTGAGTGAACAAGACTGGCTAAAAGAAAAATCAAAATATGAAGCTACACCTGAATATAAAGCATTTAATTATGGTATGAGTATGGAAGAGTTTCGCACCATATACTTAATAGAATATGTGCACAGGTTAATTGCAAGGCTGACAGGTTTAGTTTTTATTTTACCATTTATATACTTTACACTAAAAAAAAGAATACCTAAAAATGCAGTAATAAGGTTATCTACAGCACTATTATTTGGAATTTTACAAGCTTTTGCCGGTTGGTATATAGTTAAAAGCGGTTTGGTATCTAATCCTCATGTTAGTCACTATAAGCTCGCACTTCACTTACTGCTTGCATTGGTTATCTTTGCATTATTGTCATATCAATTTTTTGATTACCAAATCAAACCAAAACAGATAATTAAAATTAATAGCAACATTACATGTTACATATGGATAATTTTAATCCTAGTTACAATACAAATAATCTTCGGTGCATTTGTTGCAGGGCTAAATGCTGGTTTAATTTATAATACCTTTCCACTAATGGATGGACAAATTGTTCCAGAAGATTTATTTTACTTACAGCCTGCTTGGCTAAATATCTTTGAAAATAGAGTAACAGTGCAATTCATACACCGGGCATTGGCATTGCTGATATTAGTTCTGACAGCAATACTCACAATAAAAAATGCCAGTATAAAGCCATTATATGTTATGCTATTCTCTGTCATCATTCAGGTAATTCTAGGAGTAGTCACTTTGTTGCTGCATATACCAATGGCCATTGCTATAGCCCATCAAATGTTTTCATTTATCTTATTTGGATCAGGTTTATACTGCTTGCGTTATTTAAGAAATCAGATCTAA
- a CDS encoding glycosyltransferase family 2 protein — protein MPVLQTDNVEKIKFDSSLCKEQEKLFYYRFNIIPWQNLNDTTFFMVEDISQDINLWVESHYGIEYVLIKVDSKQILNLLNSHFGISEFASNYLYYKNPNFSAKSIRLSSIFFSSFFVMISTLTLTKKYAYFALMLIFIIGCSSSLFKFVTKIFGLRKISNQKADYDKMNEPIYTILLPAFKENAVIKQLIKSIESLDYPKSKLDVKLVIDSDDQEMLAAIEKCTLPQYFEVIKVPHSLPRTKAKSCNYAMSFARGKYVVIYDADDKPDPLQLKKALIEFNKGDEKLACVQAKLNYYNFGCNFLTKFFSLEYMNWFQYFLPGFQKMNMPIPLGGSSNHFSVEILKKVLFWDAYNVTEDADLGLRLAQMGYKTRIIDSETLEESPTTVFAWIKQRARWIKGYMQTYIVHLKNIKLLFKHTGLKGVLLLNLFVGSSAFIFFTTPFLLLSLVLTQILNELFLYYFIIVYGINLIFLIIAIRQQKMPFYFYIVSIFFPVYSLLHSVAAFLALWEFVIHPQQWNKTQHGLWKQNL, from the coding sequence ATGCCTGTACTTCAAACTGATAATGTAGAAAAAATTAAATTTGATTCTAGTTTATGCAAAGAACAAGAGAAACTTTTCTACTATAGGTTTAATATAATTCCTTGGCAAAATTTAAATGATACTACTTTTTTTATGGTTGAAGACATAAGCCAAGATATCAATCTTTGGGTCGAATCTCATTACGGTATTGAATATGTATTGATAAAAGTAGATAGCAAACAGATTTTAAATCTTCTTAACTCACACTTTGGTATTTCAGAATTTGCAAGTAACTACTTATATTATAAGAATCCTAATTTTTCAGCTAAAAGCATTAGGCTCAGTTCAATCTTTTTTTCCTCTTTCTTTGTTATGATTTCAACTTTAACACTGACAAAAAAATATGCATATTTTGCTTTGATGTTGATATTTATAATCGGATGTTCTAGTTCTTTATTCAAATTTGTAACTAAAATTTTTGGCTTGCGTAAAATTTCTAACCAAAAAGCAGATTATGATAAGATGAATGAACCTATATATACTATTTTATTGCCTGCTTTTAAAGAGAATGCGGTTATAAAGCAATTGATTAAGAGCATTGAAAGTTTGGATTATCCAAAATCAAAATTAGATGTAAAGCTTGTGATAGATAGCGATGACCAAGAAATGTTGGCAGCTATAGAAAAGTGCACTTTACCACAGTATTTTGAAGTAATAAAAGTGCCTCATTCTCTGCCTAGAACAAAAGCTAAGTCATGCAATTATGCTATGAGCTTTGCTAGAGGAAAGTATGTGGTAATATATGATGCAGATGACAAGCCAGATCCGTTGCAGTTAAAAAAAGCACTAATTGAATTTAATAAGGGCGACGAAAAGTTGGCTTGTGTACAGGCGAAATTAAATTACTATAACTTTGGTTGCAATTTTCTTACAAAATTCTTTTCTCTCGAGTATATGAACTGGTTTCAATATTTTTTGCCTGGATTTCAAAAAATGAACATGCCAATACCTTTGGGTGGTAGCAGTAACCATTTTTCAGTGGAAATTTTAAAGAAAGTGCTTTTTTGGGATGCTTACAATGTCACTGAAGACGCTGACCTTGGTTTGAGACTTGCGCAAATGGGATATAAAACCAGGATTATTGATTCAGAAACATTGGAAGAATCACCAACTACTGTGTTTGCTTGGATCAAACAAAGAGCACGCTGGATTAAAGGTTATATGCAAACTTATATCGTTCATTTAAAAAATATAAAATTACTTTTTAAGCACACTGGGCTTAAGGGAGTTTTGCTATTAAACCTTTTTGTTGGTTCCTCAGCTTTTATATTTTTCACGACTCCTTTTTTGTTACTTTCATTGGTGCTGACTCAAATTTTGAATGAATTATTCTTATATTATTTTATAATAGTATACGGTATTAACTTGATTTTTTTGATAATAGCTATCAGACAACAAAAAATGCCTTTTTATTTTTATATAGTATCAATATTTTTTCCCGTCTATAGTCTACTACATAGCGTTGCAGCTTTTCTAGCTTTGTGGGAATTTGTTATTCACCCTCAGCAATGGAATAAAACTCAGCATGGATTATGGAAGCAAAACCTGTAG
- a CDS encoding F0F1 ATP synthase subunit B family protein translates to MSTLLVISLAFLVGFILSYKLLRKVIKNALNNKRNKSKFSSEETEKFRKDMLEYYKKSSEKYKKLDVEVNKMMNEALDKANSIIKHNRQQLDQTLDENAHSNLKKVTDQVEKALGDLQANTASIAADAVKKIMHERKDDKRSSEVISSFSRDLSKKLH, encoded by the coding sequence ATGTCTACATTACTAGTTATAAGCCTTGCTTTTTTAGTAGGTTTTATCCTCTCGTATAAATTGCTAAGGAAGGTAATAAAAAACGCGCTTAACAATAAACGTAACAAAAGCAAGTTTTCAAGTGAAGAAACTGAAAAATTCAGAAAAGATATGTTGGAGTATTACAAAAAATCTTCTGAAAAATACAAAAAATTAGATGTAGAAGTTAACAAAATGATGAATGAAGCACTTGATAAGGCTAATAGTATTATTAAGCATAATAGACAGCAACTCGATCAAACGTTAGATGAAAATGCCCATTCTAATTTGAAGAAAGTTACTGACCAAGTTGAAAAAGCTCTTGGGGATTTACAAGCTAACACAGCGAGTATAGCTGCTGATGCTGTAAAAAAAATAATGCATGAACGTAAAGATGATAAGCGTAGTAGTGAGGTTATATCTTCGTTTTCACGTGACTTGAGCAAAAAGTTGCATTAA
- a CDS encoding F0F1 ATP synthase subunit B family protein, translated as MPQLDVSTFFSQVFWFLIFFSSLFFVVSCLFLPRLDEIINTRSKGILDSFNSSVHLLRLTEEQIAKYNAALNQARVRAKKIIDDAFAQVEEMKANVKDILEEEDKKMIKLVEEKVVQFKSKYISELKQMATSIALIYYTKLTNSEIEEEFVADLVSKEF; from the coding sequence ATGCCGCAGCTTGATGTTTCCACTTTCTTTTCTCAAGTTTTTTGGTTTTTAATTTTTTTCTCTTCACTTTTTTTTGTAGTAAGTTGTTTGTTCTTACCAAGGTTAGATGAAATAATAAACACTAGGAGTAAGGGGATATTAGATTCTTTTAATAGTTCTGTTCACCTTTTAAGACTTACAGAAGAGCAAATTGCCAAGTATAATGCAGCTTTAAATCAAGCTAGAGTACGGGCAAAAAAAATCATAGATGATGCATTTGCTCAAGTAGAAGAAATGAAAGCGAATGTTAAGGATATATTGGAAGAGGAAGACAAGAAGATGATTAAACTTGTTGAAGAAAAGGTAGTACAATTTAAATCTAAGTATATTAGTGAATTAAAACAAATGGCTACTAGTATTGCTTTGATTTACTATACTAAGTTAACTAATTCTGAGATTGAAGAGGAATTTGTTGCTGATTTGGTATCCAAAGAATTTTAG
- a CDS encoding F0F1 ATP synthase subunit C, whose amino-acid sequence MDLVALKFVAVGLMAFAMLGAGLGVANIFSTMLSGIARNPESEGQMKTYVYVGAAMVEIMGFLAFVIAMILIL is encoded by the coding sequence ATGGATTTAGTAGCTTTAAAATTTGTAGCGGTTGGTTTGATGGCGTTTGCTATGTTAGGTGCTGGTTTGGGTGTAGCTAATATTTTCTCTACTATGCTAAGTGGGATTGCGAGAAACCCTGAATCGGAAGGTCAAATGAAAACTTACGTTTATGTTGGTGCTGCTATGGTTGAGATTATGGGATTTCTTGCGTTTGTAATTGCGATGATATTAATATTGTAG
- a CDS encoding F0F1 ATP synthase subunit A, translating to MALNPLEQFKVYTIIELPKLFGYDINFTNSSLFMMISVILMVLFLLLGIRKGAVIPGYLQAAVEYVYDFVISIIESNTGSKGLEHIPLIFTVFIFILSCNLVGVLPYSFTVTSHVIVTFALSMVVFTYITIVGFKERGVEFLRILLPKGTPSWLAPIIIIIKLFAYLVRPISLSIRLAANMIAGHTIIKVIAGFVINMNIFLTPAPFLFIIALIGFEVFVAVLQAYIFTILTCVYLSDTVK from the coding sequence ATGGCGTTAAATCCGCTAGAACAATTTAAAGTATATACAATAATAGAACTACCAAAATTATTTGGGTATGACATAAACTTTACCAACTCATCTCTTTTTATGATGATCTCGGTGATATTAATGGTACTGTTTTTGCTCCTTGGAATAAGAAAAGGTGCAGTAATACCAGGATATTTGCAAGCTGCAGTTGAATATGTATATGATTTTGTTATTTCAATAATAGAAAGTAACACTGGAAGCAAAGGTTTGGAGCACATTCCTTTGATATTTACAGTATTTATTTTCATTTTATCGTGTAATTTAGTTGGTGTTCTTCCTTATAGTTTCACGGTCACAAGTCATGTGATAGTTACCTTCGCTTTATCAATGGTGGTTTTTACTTATATAACGATTGTTGGTTTTAAAGAAAGAGGAGTAGAATTTTTACGCATATTGCTACCAAAAGGAACTCCTTCGTGGCTTGCACCTATAATCATCATTATTAAATTATTTGCTTATTTAGTAAGACCGATTAGTTTATCAATAAGGCTTGCAGCAAATATGATTGCAGGTCATACAATCATCAAAGTGATAGCAGGATTCGTCATAAATATGAACATATTTCTTACTCCTGCACCTTTTTTGTTTATAATTGCACTAATAGGATTTGAAGTTTTTGTTGCAGTTTTACAAGCTTATATATTTACTATATTAACGTGCGTATATTTGTCAGATACAGTAAAGTGA
- the pheT gene encoding phenylalanine--tRNA ligase subunit beta has product MKFTLSWLLEYLETNASLEEITDKLTHIGLEVEDVVNNTKLAEFVIAKVLEVTPHPNADKLKLCKVNDGSKVLQIICGVKNVKEGMKTVLAPLGSTLPESNFTIKPKKIRGVLSEGMLCSAFELALTQNESEGIIELSDDYKVGDKFFNCDPVIDINVTPNRGDCLGVYGIARDLAATGIGTLKTLIIPQLTCSINSPVNVKVTDGESFISGIYITNVKNRESPKWLKDKLESIGMRSISAIVDITNYIMISFNRPMHAYNAKKIEGELTVRKANDGEKFIGLNDKEYSLNKDISVISDDKNVHAIAGIIGSKYSECTLETTDIFLESTWFDPISITKSSRQLGISTDSSYRFARSVDPSFTLDGLNLAAQMILDLCGGKVSSIVSAGNLNKADTKINFDYQNANKLGSVSASPNEVFDILTKLGFSIDKKTEGNWNIQVPSWRPDVTIPADLVEEAVRIYGYDKIKEEQLAEDVTVEEETQDDLRILMTSRGFHEVITWSFMSESIAEKFGYLNKLFIIDNPFNNDFNIMRPSIIPNLLKVTADNTAHGTPDCAIFEIGPIYNDEAQSKYVLSGIRSGNNLPRNHYNTDRKIDVFDAKADLITALELFNINCDNLAIKRAEKEYYHPGKSGSLSFRSKIVGYFGELHPSILDFFNIKQKIVGFELILENIENLPISRKKFVNYKYQSVKRDFAFIVNKDIEAGSIINMVKKSSELITEVLIFDVYHGNNIESNKMSIAFSVTFCSPTHTLTEEEIQKESNMIVNLVCKNTEGTLRAHY; this is encoded by the coding sequence ATGAAATTCACATTATCTTGGTTATTAGAGTACTTAGAAACCAATGCCAGTTTAGAAGAAATTACTGATAAGCTAACTCACATAGGATTGGAAGTAGAAGATGTGGTCAACAATACCAAATTGGCCGAGTTTGTTATTGCAAAAGTATTAGAAGTCACACCTCATCCAAATGCTGATAAATTAAAATTATGTAAAGTAAATGATGGAAGTAAAGTTCTGCAGATAATCTGCGGAGTAAAAAATGTTAAAGAAGGCATGAAGACTGTACTTGCACCTCTTGGTAGCACATTGCCAGAAAGCAACTTTACAATTAAGCCTAAAAAAATAAGAGGAGTGCTAAGTGAAGGGATGCTCTGCTCTGCTTTCGAACTTGCGTTGACTCAAAATGAAAGTGAAGGAATAATTGAGCTTTCTGACGATTATAAAGTAGGGGATAAATTTTTTAATTGCGATCCTGTAATTGATATAAATGTCACTCCAAATCGTGGAGATTGCCTAGGTGTTTATGGAATAGCACGTGATCTAGCAGCAACTGGAATTGGAACGTTAAAGACTTTAATCATTCCACAACTTACCTGCTCTATAAATTCACCAGTAAACGTCAAAGTTACCGACGGGGAGAGCTTTATTAGTGGAATATACATCACCAATGTAAAAAATAGAGAGAGCCCAAAATGGTTAAAAGATAAATTGGAATCTATAGGAATGCGCTCCATTTCTGCAATAGTTGATATTACTAATTACATCATGATATCCTTTAATCGCCCAATGCATGCATATAATGCAAAAAAAATAGAAGGAGAGCTCACAGTACGTAAAGCAAACGATGGAGAAAAATTTATTGGTTTAAATGATAAAGAATACTCATTAAATAAAGACATAAGTGTTATTTCTGATGATAAAAATGTTCATGCAATTGCTGGAATTATAGGTAGTAAGTACAGTGAATGCACTCTTGAGACTACTGATATTTTTTTAGAGTCTACTTGGTTTGATCCTATCTCTATCACTAAATCTTCAAGGCAACTAGGCATCTCCACAGACTCAAGTTACAGGTTTGCACGTTCAGTTGACCCTAGTTTTACCCTTGATGGACTCAATCTTGCAGCCCAGATGATTTTAGATTTATGTGGCGGAAAAGTGTCAAGCATAGTGTCTGCTGGCAATTTGAATAAGGCTGATACCAAGATAAATTTTGATTATCAGAATGCAAACAAACTTGGAAGTGTATCTGCATCACCTAATGAGGTATTCGATATTTTAACAAAGCTAGGGTTTAGTATCGATAAAAAAACCGAAGGTAATTGGAATATACAAGTACCAAGCTGGAGACCGGACGTAACCATACCTGCTGACTTAGTTGAAGAGGCAGTAAGAATATACGGCTATGATAAAATAAAGGAAGAGCAACTAGCAGAAGACGTTACAGTAGAAGAAGAGACACAAGATGATTTACGCATTTTAATGACAAGCAGAGGGTTTCATGAAGTGATAACTTGGTCTTTTATGAGTGAATCAATAGCTGAAAAGTTTGGTTACTTGAATAAATTATTTATTATCGACAACCCATTTAATAATGACTTTAACATAATGAGACCAAGCATCATACCAAATTTGTTAAAAGTTACTGCAGATAATACTGCCCATGGTACACCTGATTGTGCAATTTTTGAAATTGGGCCAATTTATAATGATGAAGCTCAGTCTAAGTATGTTTTAAGCGGAATCAGGTCAGGAAATAATCTACCACGAAACCATTATAACACTGACAGGAAAATAGATGTTTTTGACGCAAAGGCTGACCTCATAACAGCTTTGGAACTTTTTAATATCAATTGTGATAATTTAGCAATAAAGAGAGCAGAAAAAGAATATTATCACCCAGGAAAATCAGGCTCCTTATCTTTTAGAAGTAAAATAGTTGGTTATTTTGGAGAATTGCATCCGAGTATATTGGATTTTTTTAACATCAAACAAAAAATTGTAGGCTTTGAGTTGATATTAGAAAATATCGAAAATTTACCTATAAGTAGAAAAAAATTTGTCAATTATAAATATCAAAGTGTAAAACGCGATTTTGCGTTTATTGTAAATAAAGATATAGAAGCAGGTAGTATAATCAATATGGTGAAAAAAAGCTCAGAGCTCATCACAGAAGTTTTGATATTTGATGTATATCATGGAAACAATATAGAATCGAATAAGATGTCTATAGCATTTTCAGTTACTTTCTGCTCTCCAACTCACACTTTAACTGAAGAGGAAATCCAAAAAGAATCAAATATGATAGTCAACTTAGTGTGTAAAAATACTGAAGGAACTTTGAGAGCTCATTATTAA